From the genome of Alicyclobacillus sp. SO9:
ATTTCGCTTAGCGGTTCCCCTACATAGCCAGAGGAGTTGATTTCCCGAAAATCCGAATAATGACCTGGTAGTATCATCAATTGGTCAGACCAGTTCGCAATTGTTCTGCGAAGGGTCGCAAACATTTCTTCGGCCATCTCCCTGGCTCTTCCTTTTAAGTCTGAGCGCCCCAGACCGCTCACGAAAAGCGTGTCACCGGACAGTATATATTTCTCGTTAATTAGAAAGCATGTACTCGCTGCTGTATGACCGGGAGTACGAATACTTTTAATTCGCACATTGTCTTGCCCAAGGGAAAACGTCTTGTCATTTGGCACTGGGTTGAACGAAAAATTGGCGTCCTTGGCTTCTTCCGCTGCTATGAAGTAATTTGCCCCTGCTTGTTGTGCAAGCCTTGGCCCTCCTGAAATATGATCGGCGTGCAGGTGTGTATCAAATACAGATTTAATGTGCAGATTTAGTTGACGTGCAAAATCCAGATATTTGTCTGTATGACGCCCAGCGTCAAAGACAGCGGCATCCTTGCCGTCCGTGACGATATATGATAAACACCCCTTGGCCAATCGCATTACCTGGTAGATGGCAAAGCTGCTCGATGTAACGACAGGAAGCAACTCGTAAAATTCTGACCAGGCAGTCATGCCTCCGCTCAGAAACACGGCCTTGTAACCCTTATTTTCAAGCAACTCCGCAGCTTCTTGAGCAGAAATACCTTTGGCACAAACTGTAACGACTTCACGGTCTTTCGGGATTGCAGAAAAGGCCTCAACGCCATAGTGTCTCAACTTGCTGTTTTGGATATTTATGGATTGGACTTTCTCCCCTTCGATTTTCCAATCAGCGTAGGCATCTGCAGCTCGTACATCAAGCACCACAGCCCCCTCTTCAGAATCCATCCGTTCTTTTAGCTGTTCAGGCGTGATGGATTTCGGCATTCGGCTCACTCCTTTGTGAATCACTAAACAAGAATTCAAGTAGTTCCTTCGTAGCCTGTCCAAAACACAGGAATAGCCATTCAGGAAAGAATGGGTGCGAAGCAAATAAATTAAAGCAAGGGCGAGTGGAGAAGGGGGACTCGAAGCAGCTGCATTAGAAGCAGACAAATGAAATGAAAGGTGCATACACAATTCTACCCAAGAATTGTGTATGCACGAATGCAGCGGGTGCCAGGCACATCGGTTAACTGGAGTGTTTTTTCATATACGAAGCTAAGTCTGTTTTAAAATCATCGACACTGAAGTCATATTTGTTTGCAGCATCCTTTAATGTGGTGGATGCTTTCGTTTCAGTTGGCAACTTGGCAATTGTGTACAACTGGTCAATGGATACATGGGTGTGTTTTGAGACTTCTTCGAAGGTCATCCATCCCTTGATGTCCGTCTCGACTTGCTCCGTAGAGATTTGCTGTTCAGCAGGCACGGCGGGCACTCGTGTGATCCATGTACCGGTAAGCATTGCGGCTAAGATTGTGCCCCAGAACGTAATTAGGACCAGCACCATATAACCGTAGGGAGAAATTTTGATTTTAGGAATCAATGGTCTTCATCTCCGTTTCGTCTCCAACGAGAGCGCGCCATCTAACGGGCACGACTGGATGCAGTTCAGGCACTTAATACATTGTCCGTCACTGAGGACATTTGCTTGAGCCACATTCAGTCCCATGGGGCAGGAGCGGTTGCAAAGGTTGCATGATTTACACGAGTCGGGATTTCTCTTGAGTTTAAACAAGCTCAATCTGGAAAACAGTGAGAAGAAGGCCCCAAGAGGGCAGAGGTACTTACACCAAAACCGTTCCGACAGAATTGACAGGACAACGAATCCGGCAATCAGGAAGATTGGCAGCAGGGTTTCGAAGGAGAAGTGAAATATCGCTTTAAAAGGGTCGTAATCTGCAAACCAGAGTGAACCAAGTCGTATTGTGAAATACAAAATTAACAACAGAGAAGCAAAGCGTAAGTGGCGCAAGTATTTGTCCAAACGGGGACTGGGCAAAAAAGTTCTGCCAAAGATTTTCTTTCCGAATCCCGCCAGCACATCTTGAATCGTTCCAAGAGGGCAAATCCAGCTGCAAAAACTGGCACCTGTAAGGAGGGTCAAAAGCACAACTGAGACTAGAAGGACAATGTTGGAGAGGTTGGTTTTTGCCAAAAATGTACCGGTGGTGATGAATGTCCAGAATGTTTCGAGACCTCCAAAGACGCAATAGCTGTCGATGGGTGCAGACCCGCGGGGGCCCCCTCCCGTGGCCTGGTGACGAAGTCCCAGGTAAGCAATAACCAGGACTACAATCCCTTGGGAGACGTACCGCAGCAAGCGTAAACGTCTGGACGGGTGGAGCATGTGTGTCCGTTTCACTGGCATCATCCCTTGCGATTCAGTTTTCACAATATCACGATGACTGCTCCGACGTGTGTCAGTAGGCGTTTCCAGGAATGTCAACTGGGTTGGTAAGATAATTATCAGATAAATACGCTGGCAATGGCAGATGAAATGGCACTACAATCCGAAATACCCTGGATGGTATTTTCTTGCCTTATTAACTATATTGTTTAGTCTCTGTGATGGATTTTGTTTATTTTTCATTTGCGCTGGGAATGTAAGGTTAAGAAGATATCCAATATGTTCCGAATGCCTTATGACATTCAATTCTCATTCTGAATGCACCGTGCGGCATAAGTTGCAAATTTCGTTCCCTTTGTTGGCTGGTAGGTTTCTACCGCTTTGATGAGGCCAACGGTGCCGATGGAAATTAAATCATCGTGATCAATCCCGGACGTATCAAACTTCTTTGCGACGTGTGCTACGAGACGCAGATTATGCTCTATCAGTTCCTGATAGGCGTCACGGTCTCCATTCTGCCATCGTTCAAAGCATTCACGTTCTCGTTCCTTACTGAGGGGCTGAGGAAAAGACTGATGGACGTAACCGGTCACAAGGGTAATATCCTGAAACAACGCTGCAATGCCGAGAGCCATGGGTGATAGCAAATGCCTTTCACCTCCGGGAAGCAAAGGTCAGTATAGACCAGCGTATGCTTCCCGGTGAAAGATGGTGTCGGCTTTCTCACCGAGGGTTCATCGTACTTGAGAGCGACTTGTTTTAACGGTTAGGATGCAAGAATCGGCGCTAAGTTGCTTGCGATTACACGATGCCCCAGGTTGTTTGGATGAATAGGCGCCTTGTGCCGCACTAACACATCCTCAAGTTTCCCGGTTGTGTAGCCGGCAATCAGTTCTGGTTGACGTCCTTCAAACCATGCGTCCGCCGGCGCTAGTCCAGTGCCAAGCTTTGCACTGACCTCTCTCGTAACACTGTTTAAAGCAGCAATTGCTTCAACAGCCATCGGGCTGTTCGGAAAGGGGTTGTATTGGGTACACAGCACGACAGGAGTTCTGCTCACACCTTTAATTGCAGCCGTCATAGCGGCAATGTCCTTTCCGTACTGAACCAATGTGGTCTTAATAATGGATCTTGACGATCCGCTTAAAATTGCAAATCCTGCATCAACCAAATCGTCCCCGCCTACCCAGATGGTAATGGCACTTGACTGAGTGAGCGGCAGAGCGGAGTTGGCTGTCAGGGCGGAGAGCAGCGCTTCACTGTTCCAACCCGCTTCTGCAAGAATCTGATTGGACGCAAATGCCCTTCGTACTGCGGCAGTTTCTTTTACGACTAAAGCCGGATAAGCCAAAGTCGGACTTGAAGCTCCGAACCCAGCCGTAATGGAATCACCCAGCGCTGTATATCGAAACATGAGGAGTCACCTTCCTTGGCTGCAAGTTCGCCGTCCGTCCGCTGAATGGAAGACGAGTGATGGGAATCTGGAACTGATTTCATTGAATGCAGGCAAGGGACGAAGTGACCGGGGTAGATAACTACGGCATCTAAATTAGGCTGTACGGGTGAGGAACAGATGGCCAGCTGTGAGCAATTCGTATGGGGAAGCGTGCCCACGGCGGTTTCAAGGCTTTTGCGCAACTGGAACGATGAGGCCGTCTGCAGCTATCGTGACGTGAGGAAAGTTTTGTTCAGCTTGTGATTTTAGCATAGAAACGGTTTTGCTGTCGTATCGCTGACTGATGTGCGTGAGGATCAAATGCTTGACTTTGGCCTGATTTGCAACTTTGCCTGCATCAGAAGCAGTGGCATGCATGTACTTGGCAGCCAGTTGTGCTGCTTCATCACCAAAGGTGGATTCGTGGACTAAAACATTGGCTTTGTTCGCCAACGCAATGGACGTTTCTGTGTAACTTGTATCTCCGAGGATAGTGACCACCTGTCCCGGATGTGGCGGTGAGACTACATCCTTGGACAAAATTGTTCTGCCGTCAGGCAGGGTCACATTATGACCTTGTTTGAGCAGACCATACTCCGGTCCAGGTTTTAACCCCAGTTCCTTCAGGCGGTCTGCCTGAAGACTTCCGAGCTGCGGGCGTTCCTCGACACGGTAGCCGAGACATGGTACGTTGTGCTGAAGAAAGTCCGCCGTGACAATAGCGTGATGGTCTTCAGTTACGATACCAGATGTCGTGATTTCGTGAACATCAAGGTCGTAACCAAGATGGCTAAAGCTTGTTTCCATAGCTGTTTGGATAAAGGCCTTGATGCCCTCTGGCCCGTAAACGGTCAAAGGTGACACCGCACCTTGTGAGGAGCGGCTGGTGAGCAGGCCTGGAATGCCAAAAACGTGATCGCCGTGCATATGGGTCACAAACAGTTTTTCCAATTGATGAAGTTTGACAGGATACTTCAGGATTTGTTGCTGTGTTCCCTCGCCGCAGTCAAACATCCAAATACTCTGACGTTCTTGGGGCATGCGTAACACAATGGATGTTACATTCCGAGTTGGCGAAGGTATTCCTGCTCCGGTTCCAAGAAAAACCAAATCCATGAGGTGTTCCTCCTCAATGAGGATAAATAGGACAAGGGGGACTTCACTTGAATGACAGTGTATACCTTACCCGTAAACTTCCGCAAACCATCGTGGATTTTTTATCCCGGCACTACAATGTCCGCACCTATCCAAAGGAAGAAACTGCTGTACCTTATTATCAACTGATTGAGGATGTGAAAGGCACAAGTGCAATTCTCAGTCTGCTCACAGACAAAATTGATGACACTGTGATGGATGCAGCAGGTCCGTCCTTAAGCATCATTGCAAACATGGCTGTGGGGTATGACAACATCGACCTGCAGGCTGCAAAAGAGCGAAGTATTGTTGTTACGACCACACCGGACATTTTGACTGAGACCACCGCCGATCTCGGTTTTGCACTCCTCCTTGCCGCTGCCCGCCGCATTCCGCAGGCAGAAAGGGTGCTGCGTGAAGGCCGGTGGCAGACGTGGAGTCCAATGTTTTTGACGGGTCAAGAGGTCTATGGCAAGACCATTGGCATCATCGGTCTGGGCAGAATCGGTGAAGCAGTGGCACGGCGTGCCAAAGGTTTTGGAATGCGTCTGTTGTACCACAACCGCAGTCGGAAAATAGCTGCGGAACGAAGTTTGGGAGCCGAGTATACAGACTTGATGACACTCATGTCTGAAAGTGACTATGTCGTGGTGCTGGTACCTCTCACCAATGAAACCAAAGGACTGATTGGCAAAAAGCAGATTAATGCCATGAAGGCCAATGCGGTTTTTGTAAACATCGCGCGCGGAGACGTGGTTGATGAAACCGCTCTTTATGAGGCGCTCTCAGAAAACAAAATATGGGGAGCAGGATTGGACGTCTTTACAGATGAGCCCATTTCCACTCAGCATCCTTTTCTGACGCTGGATAATGTAGTGTTAGTTCCGCATATTGGATCGGCTGGTATTGAGACGCGCATGAAAATGGCCATGCTTGCGGCTCAGAACATTCATGCCGTGTTAAGCGGCAAACCGCCTTTGACACCGCTGCAGCTATCCTAACTTAGAGCGCAGCCAAATCACGCGGGTGCGCTTTTCGAATGAAGACAGACCTGACGTGTGGGAGACCCAATGTACAACACAACTGGGCTCACAAAGTCCGGCGCTTCAACAGCAGTAGTTTCGAGAACGGCTTTTGTGCTGGCGTTCGTCCATGTCCGGAAAATCATCGGGATCGTCCTCTTCCGAGTCGAGCATGGTCCGTCCTCTGTCCTTGTCTTCCTTGCCTGCCTCACTCTTGCTTCCCGGTGAGCCGGGTACCGTATGGACATTTTCGTAGGTACCAAAAACAACTGGCTTACCGTCTTCAACTACCAGGCGGCCTTTGGCAAAGACGTGTTGAATTTGAAACTTGTCATCGGTCAGCATTAGGTCTGCGTCCATTCCTTTTTTCACAGCTCCCTTGTGTCCAAGTTTCAGAAGTCGTGCCACGTGTTTGGTTACAATTGAGACGGCCGTTTCAATGTCAATTCCTTCCTCAACAATGGTGTCCCGCGTCTCCTCCCAGAGCGTTGCAATGGAACCAATCCCCATTGCAACCAGCTTTCCAGAGTCATCAAAGATGGGTGAACTGCCATTGCTGTCTGAACTCATGGTAATGTGGTGCGGGGGGACCCCGTTTTCAAGGAGCTTTTTGATAGCTTTTGAGGGCTTCACGGAAATATTGTCGTGTTTGTCAGGACGGATGCCTGAAGTGACATCGACAATACCTCCGGCTTGGCCCCAGCGCACTGCGTCTTCCAGCAAGTCTGGATTGCGGTTGACATGGGTTGGAACAAACATGGTCTTCGGCAGTTCTGTTCTTTTCGCCAGTTCAAACAGAATCGATAACTTCGTGTCATCGTCTCCGACATGAAGGTGCAGCACTCCGGCCTTTCCGCCCAGGAGGCCTCCAACTCTAGCTTCACTGGCCAGTTCAGCCAACTCCTGCTCGCTAGGATGACTGGAGCGCGTATCCGCAATGGCGATTTCACCGACACCAATCACTTTGTCGATTAACACAATATCCGATCTCGGTGTCCCCGTAATGGTTCTCGTAGGCACCTGATAGGCACCACAGTAGATGTATGTAGTAACTCCCTCAAAATCGAGTCCATTGGCTTTTGCCAACAATTCGCTTGTGGCCCGGGTCACGCCATCGGTACCCAGAACACCAACGAGCGTCGTCACACCCGCCGTTGTAATGTGCGACAGAGCAATTTCCGGTGTCCGATAGTGAAACCCGCCTTCTCCGCCGCCGCCCGCCATGTGTACGTGCTGGTCAATCAAACCGGGGAAGAGGTACATGCCCTTTGCATCGAACACTTCAATATCGAGGTCAGCACCATATCCCTCTGTGAGGAAACCTAAATTATCGTCAATGACAGCAATCTGCCGCCCGACCACAAGTACGTCTTTCTTACCTAGGTGTTTTGGTGCGTATACATCCGCATTTCTAATTAATGTAAACATAGCCATCCGAGTTTAACCTCCCCAAAATTCACGCAGTAACAGTTGATGCAACGATTGTCTGATTCAGAAACAGTTTCATGCCGTACTAGGATACGGTTTTTGATGTTTGTTTATGTAAAAGAAAAGCCTGCGTGAAGACTGTGATTTGAGGAGGAAGGGGGGCAGAGGAGGAGGAAGGGGTGCAGAGGAGGAGGAAGGGGTGCAGGTGGTAAGGAGCAAAGGGATGGTACACCAGCGAGCACGCGAATCAATACGCCTGATTGAATGGCTGCATCACGGTGTGCGTCGCAGTGGATGCCGAATTTATATAATTTTAGGGATTTAATTGAAATTAAAGTTTATAAATGGTAGTTAACCGCTTGCTTTTCGTTCGATCCCGTTGACCGCCCGTTGACCGCCCGTTGACCGCCCGTTGACCGCCCGTTGACCGCCCGTTGACCGCCCGTTGACCAACCGGGCTTCTCAGTCGGCCGGGACTGGCTGTGAGGCTGCTATCAGGCCGTTATCAGGCTGTTAGTGTCTGAAAGGATCCCTATTTCCAGAGTGGGGGTGCGATAATGATCGCAATGATCCCTAATGCCACCGTGCCGAAGAGATTAGTGTCATAAATGGGCACTAATCTCGGCAGCGTCAAAATGCAACGTGGGTCATAGGGATCAAAGGGATCACTATTTCAGACGGCCGGTTGATGATAGGGATCGAATCGATCACTATCATGTGGCAGGCATGATGATAAGGATCAAAGGGATCATTAATCAACCACATGAATAAGCTGCTACAATGTCGACAGATGAAAAATGTTGAAATTAGTGGTGCTCATTTGGAATAAATTCCTTCCAGTTCCCTGAATTTTCAACTTGGAAATACAAGTTGGCTTCATTTTGATTGCCGTCTGGTTTGGATCCCGAAAGATCATGCCCGGCCATAACCTCACTTGTCCAATCACCCAACTTGATGGGGTATTTTTTCATGGAAGAATAATTTAACATATACTGGTTGCCTTGGTAGTACTGCATCTTGGGCGGGATAAGAGACCGCTGTCCCCAGTATATGGTTTGGTCTCCGACGGCTACCCAGCCTTTAACGTTTTGCGTATTTTCTACCGAACAAATCGGCATCAATGCTTCGTGTTGCTCATTCCAAAAATATGTCCATGACCCAGTCTCACCAGAAGACTTTGTCATCACTTGAATTATCGCGCCGCCCGTCACCTGATACAATCCCTGAATTACCAAGTGAACACCGCTGGAACTGGTATCAGAAATCGTCTGAAACCTCGGCTGAGACTGGCCTGTTGCAGTGGTCTGAAACGAGTTCATTTGAAACGAAGTATTCTTTACACTTCCAGTGGTATTGCTTGTACTGTTGACGGTGTTATTTCCAGTTTTGGTGCCGTTTCCAGCATTGCCAGTCTTCGTGCTGTTGCTAGTGTTGTTGGTTGTACTGTTGGTTGTACTGTTGGTTGTACTGTTGGTTGCGGATTGCGTCATTATATTCGCCTGCATCTTTACGGTCGCAGAAGAAGTTTTATTGGTAGTGTTTGCAGCACTGTTGTTGTGTGTACTGTTGCCAGAACTTTGTACTAGCTTGGCGGTAGTTATCCCATTTCCAGCGCCGTTACCGTTAGCGTTCCCTTGGGAAGGCTGTGGACTGTTCCCTGGGTGATACCAGTTGCTGTCGATTTTGCTGGCTGAAGCAGTCGTTGTTGGTATAGTCCCCAGCAACTGGGCATTGGGTGACAGGGTAACACTTGTACCGGCTTTATTGTATTTCGTATAGTAGAGCGGACTTGCAGAGGCATTTCCTGTCGCGCCTTGTTCAGGAACAATTGACCAAAGTACGCCGGCTTGTAATGGTACCGCCACAATCCTGTTCTGCGATATATGCATTGCCGAAGGAAATTTCAGATTCACGGTAATTCCGTAGTACAAATTAAAATTGCCCGGACTGAAAGTCGTCACCGGATACGAGCCGTACTGCGTCACTACTGAAGAAAAAGGTTGGGCCACATTCAACTGCGCCGGGTCGGGAGATGGTGTCAGCTTTCCTCCAGTTACGGGAGAAAACCCTTGGTTCCCGCTGGGCTGTGATGGATGACTGTTGCCCTTTGAGTTGGACTTCTTCGTAGTGTTACCGTCAGAATTTGATTCCTTGTTTGGTTTTGTCGTAGATTTTGAGTTTTTTGCCGAATTACTGGTACTCTTGGACTTTGCCGTAGAGTTAGCGGTACTTGGATTCGTACCGTTAGCTTCGCTCTTTATTTGATGTCCGGTATAGTTCTGAGTCGACACAGTATTGAGGGCCCCAGGGTGCTGCAAAGAAACGGTGTTCTGCTGTTTTTGGTGAATCAAGAATGCCTCAGTTAAAATGAAAGCAGACGCACCCACTGTTAGTATTGGTGGTAAAGTAAGGCGTAGAATGCGAATGGCTTTCTTTCGGTTATTCACATCAACATCTCCCCGAAGGCTCCAAATAGGGTAATTTTCTATCTAACATATTAGACGAAATAGAACCGAAAATGTTACAAGATTTTAGGAGGAAATTATTATGAATAGTGTGTTTCTAGCGTTACTCCATCGACTTCGTTCGACAAATAGGTGGAGTGGTATGGTGTCTGTGCAATCCGAAGACGTAGCACAGCATTCATTTGGGGTTGCAGTGATTGCGCATATGTTGTGTGAAATTGAAAAAGAGGTCTTCGGAAACCGCCTCAAAACAGAGGATGTTCTGGCTGCTGCATTACTTCACGACGCGACAGAAGCCATTTTAACGGATGTCATTGCACCCGTAAAAAAATACAGTCCGGAGGTGGAAGACGCGTTTCATCATCTTGAATCCGTGGCACAGGTTCAAATGATAAAGTCTTTACCGAAGGAACTTCAGTCCGTGTATCAGCAACATATGTCACGTAATGACGCGGAGATAGATGCATATGTTCATGCAGCAGATAAACTGGACGCACTGTGCAAATGTAAAATGGAATTGCGTCGCGGCAATCCAGACTTTCGTATCGCTGCCGAACAAATTGAGCAATCACTAGAGACCTACGCCGAGAGGATGCCATCCGTTCGCTATTTTATGGATATTTTTCTACCGGCTTTCGACTACAGCATTGATGAATATCGCTATCTGCAGGGGCGGGACGGTGATGCAAGTCTGTCCAGGGGCGAGGATTGAATCTGTCACGAGACGAGATGTGGATTCCTTAAATGAGGCAGGTGCAGGGGGCGTGGTTGGACAAGCGGCCCAAAGTTCCGTCAAAATAGAGGCAACGACATGAATCGCAGGCTTCGACCAAGGTCTGATAGGGTGAAACGAGTCGCTTGAAATAGGTGTGGATTGATTACTGCAAACATGTTTGTGTACGGAAGGCAGTCGGAAGGCAGTCGGAAGGCAGTCGGAAGGGGATTGATAGTCATGAGGTGGAAAGTCATCGGTTTGATTGTTTTTGCAATTATTATTGCAGTTTTTACGCTGGATAACACAACATCAGTAGATGTAAATTTCATTTTTGTCACGGCCACAACCAAACTGATTTTTGTTATCCTGCTGTCTGTATTATTGGGTATGATCCTGATGGCCATTCTGTGGTCCCTGCGCGCGTGGAAACTTAGGAGTCAGATGGTTGCTCTCAAGAAACAGTTGGCCAAGGCGGAAGATGAACTGAAAGGTCTGAAACAAGGAGAAACAGAAAAGCTTGGAGAAAAGCAGGTGAGTGCTGAGGGTACTCATCAGGGCGACAATGAACAGAGAGCTGATGAAGATGAAACTGAAGTACGGACGGCGTCCGAGCAGGAAGACGAGAAGAAGGACAATGACACGTCTGTCCTTCCCAACAACCAGTCTTTGAACAAGGAATCCTCGTCTGACGCGGACTTTGACAATGACAATCGGCCATAAACTTCAAGAAAAGCAAACGACACAGTGAACCCCCAGTGAAACCACAAAGAAACCACAAAGAAACCACAAAAGAAAAGGCTGCCCAATGCCTTTGTCCAAACATGAATGCTGCGGACAAAACGGCGGGACAGCCTTTCAGTGAACATCAAACTTCCTGTGAACCAGGATTGAGCTCGGTGATGCAGATGACTTGTTCAGGTTCCAACACTTAGTTCGCTGTCAAGAATTACT
Proteins encoded in this window:
- the yfbR gene encoding 5'-deoxynucleotidase, which codes for MNSVFLALLHRLRSTNRWSGMVSVQSEDVAQHSFGVAVIAHMLCEIEKEVFGNRLKTEDVLAAALLHDATEAILTDVIAPVKKYSPEVEDAFHHLESVAQVQMIKSLPKELQSVYQQHMSRNDAEIDAYVHAADKLDALCKCKMELRRGNPDFRIAAEQIEQSLETYAERMPSVRYFMDIFLPAFDYSIDEYRYLQGRDGDASLSRGED
- a CDS encoding sigma-70 family RNA polymerase sigma factor, with the protein product MLSPMALGIAALFQDITLVTGYVHQSFPQPLSKERERECFERWQNGDRDAYQELIEHNLRLVAHVAKKFDTSGIDHDDLISIGTVGLIKAVETYQPTKGTKFATYAARCIQNEN
- a CDS encoding SGNH/GDSL hydrolase family protein, whose amino-acid sequence is MFRYTALGDSITAGFGASSPTLAYPALVVKETAAVRRAFASNQILAEAGWNSEALLSALTANSALPLTQSSAITIWVGGDDLVDAGFAILSGSSRSIIKTTLVQYGKDIAAMTAAIKGVSRTPVVLCTQYNPFPNSPMAVEAIAALNSVTREVSAKLGTGLAPADAWFEGRQPELIAGYTTGKLEDVLVRHKAPIHPNNLGHRVIASNLAPILAS
- a CDS encoding D-glycerate dehydrogenase, whose product is MNDSVYLTRKLPQTIVDFLSRHYNVRTYPKEETAVPYYQLIEDVKGTSAILSLLTDKIDDTVMDAAGPSLSIIANMAVGYDNIDLQAAKERSIVVTTTPDILTETTADLGFALLLAAARRIPQAERVLREGRWQTWSPMFLTGQEVYGKTIGIIGLGRIGEAVARRAKGFGMRLLYHNRSRKIAAERSLGAEYTDLMTLMSESDYVVVLVPLTNETKGLIGKKQINAMKANAVFVNIARGDVVDETALYEALSENKIWGAGLDVFTDEPISTQHPFLTLDNVVLVPHIGSAGIETRMKMAMLAAQNIHAVLSGKPPLTPLQLS
- a CDS encoding lipopolysaccharide assembly LapA domain-containing protein yields the protein MRWKVIGLIVFAIIIAVFTLDNTTSVDVNFIFVTATTKLIFVILLSVLLGMILMAILWSLRAWKLRSQMVALKKQLAKAEDELKGLKQGETEKLGEKQVSAEGTHQGDNEQRADEDETEVRTASEQEDEKKDNDTSVLPNNQSLNKESSSDADFDNDNRP
- a CDS encoding 4Fe-4S binding protein, giving the protein MKRTHMLHPSRRLRLLRYVSQGIVVLVIAYLGLRHQATGGGPRGSAPIDSYCVFGGLETFWTFITTGTFLAKTNLSNIVLLVSVVLLTLLTGASFCSWICPLGTIQDVLAGFGKKIFGRTFLPSPRLDKYLRHLRFASLLLILYFTIRLGSLWFADYDPFKAIFHFSFETLLPIFLIAGFVVLSILSERFWCKYLCPLGAFFSLFSRLSLFKLKRNPDSCKSCNLCNRSCPMGLNVAQANVLSDGQCIKCLNCIQSCPLDGALSLETKRR
- the iadA gene encoding beta-aspartyl-peptidase, which encodes MAMFTLIRNADVYAPKHLGKKDVLVVGRQIAVIDDNLGFLTEGYGADLDIEVFDAKGMYLFPGLIDQHVHMAGGGGEGGFHYRTPEIALSHITTAGVTTLVGVLGTDGVTRATSELLAKANGLDFEGVTTYIYCGAYQVPTRTITGTPRSDIVLIDKVIGVGEIAIADTRSSHPSEQELAELASEARVGGLLGGKAGVLHLHVGDDDTKLSILFELAKRTELPKTMFVPTHVNRNPDLLEDAVRWGQAGGIVDVTSGIRPDKHDNISVKPSKAIKKLLENGVPPHHITMSSDSNGSSPIFDDSGKLVAMGIGSIATLWEETRDTIVEEGIDIETAVSIVTKHVARLLKLGHKGAVKKGMDADLMLTDDKFQIQHVFAKGRLVVEDGKPVVFGTYENVHTVPGSPGSKSEAGKEDKDRGRTMLDSEEDDPDDFPDMDERQHKSRSRNYCC
- the rnz gene encoding ribonuclease Z, with protein sequence MDLVFLGTGAGIPSPTRNVTSIVLRMPQERQSIWMFDCGEGTQQQILKYPVKLHQLEKLFVTHMHGDHVFGIPGLLTSRSSQGAVSPLTVYGPEGIKAFIQTAMETSFSHLGYDLDVHEITTSGIVTEDHHAIVTADFLQHNVPCLGYRVEERPQLGSLQADRLKELGLKPGPEYGLLKQGHNVTLPDGRTILSKDVVSPPHPGQVVTILGDTSYTETSIALANKANVLVHESTFGDEAAQLAAKYMHATASDAGKVANQAKVKHLILTHISQRYDSKTVSMLKSQAEQNFPHVTIAADGLIVPVAQKP
- a CDS encoding MBL fold metallo-hydrolase translates to MPKSITPEQLKERMDSEEGAVVLDVRAADAYADWKIEGEKVQSINIQNSKLRHYGVEAFSAIPKDREVVTVCAKGISAQEAAELLENKGYKAVFLSGGMTAWSEFYELLPVVTSSSFAIYQVMRLAKGCLSYIVTDGKDAAVFDAGRHTDKYLDFARQLNLHIKSVFDTHLHADHISGGPRLAQQAGANYFIAAEEAKDANFSFNPVPNDKTFSLGQDNVRIKSIRTPGHTAASTCFLINEKYILSGDTLFVSGLGRSDLKGRAREMAEEMFATLRRTIANWSDQLMILPGHYSDFREINSSGYVGEPLSEIRSKNPMLHLTDKDVFVQIAVGNTGVTPPNHETIISINRDHKQVSADEESELEIGPNRCAVKH